The genomic DNA CTTTATTAAATACATATAATTATTCAGAGTATATATTTCTTTAACTATTGATTAGCGGATAATTTTCTAATTATTTAGAAAAAAATCTATATGATACCCTCCTTAGAAAGCCTTATTACGAGTCATTCATTCGTATCAGGGGAATCCATCGTTCTCAAATTTATCTTATTTTTAAAATTCATTATTAATAAAATTTGCTACAATGTACTTAAATTAAATAAGAAACATTAATTTTGGTATGTTTCTTGGAATAGACAGGAAAACGATTCGTTTTTGGGTAATAAAAACAATAAAATAAAAACTTATTTAAAATATTATGTTGAAAAAATTACTTTCTTTATTAGTGTTCACAACATCAATGGTTAATGCACAATACATTGTAAAAGGAACCATGACTCCCCCAGGAAAAGGAGATTGGGCAATTTTATATAAATTAGAGGGGGCTAAACAAAAATTCATTACAAACACTACTGTAAAAGTTGACACAGTTAATATCAATGGGGAAACAGAAATCTTAGGCAAATTTCTCTTTACGCTACCTGAGGATGCAAAAACTGGAGCATATCGAGTAAGTTATAGAAATAAAGGAGCTGGATTTGTTGATTTCTTATTCAATAAAGAAAATGTAGAGTTCATTTTCAATCCTCTTTATCCTGATCAATCTGTGGTATTTACCAGCTCTAGAGAAAACAAATTATACAGCCAGTATTTAGAAGCTATTGGACTAAGTCAAAAAAAGGTAGATGAAATTCAAGCTAACTACATAAAAAGCCCTACTAAAGATGCCAAAAAAGCTTATAAAAAGGCCTATAAAGATTTAGAGGATGTTCAAGATATCTATGAAAATAAATCGGAAGGAATGTTGGTTAGTCATTTTATCAAAGCCTCTAAGCGTTATAACACTTCTAATCCTACTGAAGATATTCAAGATTATTTAAACTCAATAGGAAAAAACTTTTTTAATAATATCGATTTTAAAAGTAACGAACTTTACAACTCTTCATTTTTAATAGATAGAGTGACAGATTATATTTTTGGTTTTAACTTTTCAGATGACCAAGTATTACAACAAAAATTGTATAAAGAAGCTATTATCACAGTAATGGATAAAGTTTCTAAAGATAATTTAAGGAAAGAAGTTACCGAATACTTAATTACTACTTTTACAGATAAAAGAAACTCAGAAATTGTGGATTGGGTTTTTGCTGAATATTATAAAAAACTACCTAAGGAGCTTCAAGATTCAAAATTCAAACAGAGTAAATTAGACTTATTAAGAGCTACAGTAGGAAGAGTTGCTCCTGACTTTTCTTGGAAAGAATATGGCACAAGATATGGAAGAACTTATGAAAAAGATTATAAACTTTCTACCCTTAATGATGGCGAAAATTATTTGCTTATATTCTGGAGTACGGGGTGTTCTCACTGCTTAAAAGAAATTCCTGTTTTATACAAGTTCATGAAAAACCACAAAAAAACTTCTGTAGTTGCTTTCGGTATTGAAAATGATGATTTGGATTGGAATGAATATATCAAAAAATTACATGGTTGGCACAATGCAATGGGAACGCATCCAGAAAACAAATGGGACAATAGAATTGTACGCACTTACCAATTAATAGCTACTCCTGCTTATTTTGTACTTGATGCTAATAAAAAGATAATTGCAATGCCAAATACGATTGAAGATGTTGAGAAATATTTCAATAAACTGAACACAAAGAAAAAGGCAAACAAAAAACAAAAAAAATAATTCAATGTAATTCTTAGTGGTTTTTCTACGGTGAATAACCTTGATTGAGAAATATCACTAGCATTTAAATTACAACAATAAAACTCATTTGAACTTTACGGTTTAAATGAGTTTTTTTCTAAAAAGAAAAGTCTTTGTTTATTAGAAAAATAAAAAGGCATCTTTCAAATGCGCTATCTTAAAACCTCCTTGATGTTTAGTAATTGCAACAATATCAAACCGAACATCAACCTCTAAATCTTGCTGAACCACATAAGCATCCATAGCTATTACTAGCAATGCTATTTTTTTAGCGTTTACGAATTCTTGAGGGGCTCCAAAGTAAGTTGTTGTTCTGGTTTTCACCTCTACAGCTATTAAAGTAGCTCCTTTTCTTGCTATAATATCGATCTCAGACTTTTGAAACCGATAATTCTTTTCAAGAATTTTATATCCTTTTTCTAATAAGTATGCTACTGCTAAACCTTCTCCTTCTTTCCCTAATTTATTATGATCTGCCATTACTTCTAAAAATTAATGCAATTAAAAAACCCCTTATGCTTATTGCGATTTGAAATTACCCTAAAAGAAAATAGTAGTTTTTTTCTTACAAATTATAGAAATAAAGCATTCCCTTTATTTTCTTTTTCTTATTAAAAGAATCCTTTTACATGCACCTCAAAGAATTATTACTCTTCAAAGAGTAACAATGCTTTATTTTCTTCAACTTCTAACACAACCTTTCTCCCTAAAATCAATGCCCTATTATCAGAATCATGACCTGCTGGAAAATTGAACATTACAGGTATATTTTCAGGAATGATATCTAAAATTAATTGTTCTATACTACTTCCCCAAGGGGTCGTATTTTTTTTTATTTTAGTCATACCACCAACAATTACTCCTTTTAATTTTCTAAAATACCCTGCTCTTCGCAAACTCTGCAACATTCTATCAATACTATACTTATATTCCCCTATTTCTTCTATAAATAAAATTTTCCCATCGGTATCTAATTGACTTTCTGAACCTAACATAGAAGCCAAAACAGCTATATTTCCTCCTACTAACTCTCCTGATACTTTTCCTTTTCTATTGTATCTAGAAGCTCCCACCTCATATTTTAATTGCTCTCCAAATAATGCCTTTTTAAAAGTAGCTATTGTTTCAGTAATCATCGCAGCTTTATCCTCCAAGCTAACTCCCATCATAGCGTGTAATGTTTCTACCCCTACATTATTTATATGGTTATGAAAGGCTGTAAGGTCTGAATATCCTATGATCCATTTAGGTTGTTTCTTAAAAATAGTAAAATCTAACCTGTCTAAAATACGTACTGAGCCATACCCTCCTCTTGCACTCCATATTGCTTTTATTGTTGGATCGTCCAATGCTTTTTGAAAGTCTTCACACCGTTGCTCATCTGTACCTGCAAAATGATTTCCTTGCTCAAACATATGCTTTCCATACAAAACTTTTAAGCCCCATTTTTCAGCTAGTATCTTTGCTTTATCAATAACCAATGCCCTATTTTTCAAAATTCCTGCCGGCGCAAGAATGATAATAGTATCTCCTTTTTGTAAATAAGGCGGCTTTATTTTTTTTAAAGAAATAGACTGTCCGAGTAATGATGAAGCTATCATAAATAAAATAAGTACTAGTATGTTTTTATTTGTATTCAAAATACTGTTTTTTATTTTAGTAAAGTACTAAAAATATAGATTAAAATAAATATACTTTTGGCTTGTTTAAAAAAACGTCCTTTATTTGCTTTTTAGTATTTTTGCAAGTCAAAAATTAGTCCAAAACTAATAATTAAAAAGAAATTAATGAGTACTCCTAAAAGATATACGATTACTGCAGCATTACCCTACACTAACGGCCCCGTACATATTGGCCATTTGGCAGGTGTATATGTTCCTGCTGATATTTATGCACGCTATTTACGTTTAAAAGGTGAAGATGTTGTTTTTGTTTGTGGTTCTGATGAGCACGGAGTACCAATTACTATCAAAGCTAAGAAGGAGGGAGTTACCCCTCAAGAAATTGTAGATAAATACAACGAAATTATTAAAAATTCATTTGTTGATTTCGGAATTACTTTTGATAATTACTCACGTACCTCTGCTAAAATTCATCATGATACTGCTGCTGATTTTTTCACCAAATTATATAACGACGGTGAATTTGTAGAAGAAGTAACGGCACAGTTATATGATGAAGAAGCCAATCAATATTTAGCCGATCGCTTTGTAATAGGTACCTGTCCGAAATGTGGTAATGAAGAGAGTTACGGAGATCAATGCGAAAAATGTGGTACTAGCCATAACGCAACTGATTTGATCAATCCTAAATCGGCTATCACAGGAAATGTTCCTACTTTAAAAGAAACAAAACATTGGTTTCTTCCCTTAGACAAACACGAAGCTTTTTTAAAAGAATGGATTCTAGAAGGTCATAAAAATGACTGGAAACCCAATGTGTTAGGACAAGTAAAATCTTGGATTGATGATGGTTTAAGACCAAGAGCTGTTACACGTGATTTGAACTGGGGGATTCCTGTTCCTGTTGCAGGTGCAGACGGAAAAGTTTTATACGTTTGGTTTGATGCTCCTATCGGATATATTTCTGCTACCAAGGAATGGGCTGAAAAAACAGGAAAAAACTGGGAACCATATTGGAAAGATAAAAACACTAAATTGATACACTTTATTGGAAAAGATAATATTGTTTTCCACTGTATTATTTTTCCTGCAATGCTAAAAGCTCATGGAAATTATATTTTACCTGAAAATGTACCTGCTAATGAATTTTTAAACTTGGAAGGAAATAAACTATCTACTTCTAAAAATTGGGCTGTTTGGTTACATGAGTACTTGCAAGATTTTCCTAACCAACAAGATGTACTCCGTTATACATTAACAGCCAATGCTCCCGAAACAAAGGATAACGATTTTACTTGGAATGATTTTCAAGCAAAAAACAACAATGAATTGGTTGCTATTTTCGGAAACTTTATCAATAGAGTTGTAGTCTTAACTAATAAATATTATTCAGGTATAGTGCCCCAGCCTAATGAGTTTTCTGAAGTTGATGAAGATACGCTAGCTGCACTTAAGGAGTATCCCAATATCATTGGTAAATCAATAGAACGTTATCGTTTTAGAGAAGCCTCTCAAGAATTAATGAATTTAGCCCGTTTAGGAAACAAATACTTAGCAGATGAGGAGCCTTGGAAAGTGATTAAGCAAAATGAAGAGCGTGTACAAACCATCATGTATGTTGCTTTACAAATAGCCGCAGGGTTATCTGTACTATGTGAACCTTTCTTACCTTTTACTGCTCGTAAATTAAAAGCTATCTTACATATTGACGCCGATTTGAGCTGGGGAGAAATTGCTTCAAAAGAAGTTTTACTACCAGCTGCACATCCAATAAATAAAGCTGCATTACTGTTTGCTAAAATTGAAGATCAAGAAATCACAGCGCAATTAGAAAAACTACAAGCTACCAAACAAGCAAATGAAGCTGAAAACAAAGTTATAGAACCTCAAAAAGAAACTATTGATTTTGAAGATTTCACAAAATTAGACATGAGAGTTGGTACAATCTTAGAGGCTACTAAAGTACCTAAAACTAAAAAACTTTTACAACTAAAAGTTGATGTTGGTATTGATGTACGTACAATTGTTTCTGGTATTGCTGAAACGTTTAAACCAGAAGATATCATAGGGCAACAAGTAACTGTACTTTGTAATTTAGCTCCTCGTAAATTAAGAGGAATTGAAAGTCAAGGAATGATTTTAATGACAGATACGCCTGATGGAAAATTAGCATTTGTAGAGCCTGCACAGCCTGTAAAAAATGGAGAAGCAATCGCTTAAATAAAGAATTTCTTTTATACAATACAAAAGCCTCACAAAATGAAATGTGAGGCTTTTTAGGTTTGTTGTCATAATTTCTTTTGATCTCATTAAAATTCAACAACTAAAAGCTAAACATACTTAAAGTCTATTATTATATTTGAAACCTCATGTAAAAGTGAGGTTTTTCATTTCAAAAATATCCTATGCAACTCATACCTTATATCATTTCTCAAACATCAATTGCAGAAAAATCAATTAAACATACTATTGAACTACTTAATGAAGACTGCACAATTCCTTTTATAGCTCGCTATAGAAAAGAAAAAACAGGAAATTTAGATGAAATTGAAATTGGTCAAATTGTGCAACTAAAAGAACAATTTGAAGCGCTTGAAAAAAGAAAGCTTGCTGTTTTAAAAGCTATTGAAGAGCAAAACCTTTTAACCAAAGATTTAAAAGACAAAATAGAAAAAGTAGAAGATCTTACTGTTTTGGAAGATGTGTACCTTCCTTATAAAAAGAAACGTAAAACCAAGGCTGAAACGGCTCGTAAAAACGGACTGGAACCTTTGGCTAAAATGATAATGAGTCAACGTATGAATGATTTGGAGCATACCGCTTCTAAATACCTTCATAATGGTATTGATTCTAAAGAGAAAGCCTTGGAAGGTGCTCGTTTTATTATTGCAGAGTGGATCAACGAACGTACTGATATTCGCAACTATATACGCCATCAACTAGAGCGTTTTTCATCAATTAACACCAAAGTTGTCAAAACAAAAATAGCTGAAGAAAAAGCGCAGAAATTTAAAGATTATTTTGATTGGTCTGAAAGTCTAAACAACATTCCTTCTCATAGGTTATTAGCCATACTCAGAGCCGAAAAAGAAGGGTTTATTCGTATTAAAATTGAATTAGATAATGAAAGAGTCTTGCAAAGAATGGAAAGTAAGATCATTCGTTCTCATAATGCATGCGCTGACCAAATTACCTTGGCTATAGCTGATGCCTATAAACGATTGCTTTTTCCTTCTTTATCTAATGAAGCTTTAGCCATTGCAAAAGAAAAAGCCGACGCATCGGCTACTAAAGTATTTGCTAAAAACTTACAACAATTACTCTTAGGTGCTCCTTTAGGTGAAAAACGAATTTTAGCAATTGATCCTGGTTTTAGAACTGGCTGTAAAATAGTTTGTTTAAACGAACAAGGTGATTTAATGCATAATGAAACCATATTTCCACATGCTCCACAGAACAAAACTACTGAAGCTATAAAGAAAATTAGTTCTTTAACCGATGCGTATCACATTGAAGCTATTGCCATAGGAAACGGAACTGCTTCTAGAGAAACAGCACAATTTATAAAACGTATCACTTTTAAAAATAAGATTGAAGTTTTTATTGTAAGTGAAGCTGGAGCCTCTATATATTCTGCATCAAAAATAGCGAGAGAGGAGTTTCCTAATTATGATGTAACCGTTCGTGGAGCTATTTCTATTGGCCGTCGTTTGGCTGACCCTCTCGCTGAACTTGTAAAGATTGACCCTAAATCTATTGGAGTAGGACAATACCAACATGATGTAGATCAATCTAAATTAAAAAAATCACTCGATACTACTGTTGCTCACTGTGTAAACAAAGTTGGTGTTAACATCAATACTGCTAGCCCTTCTTTACTTAGTTATGTTTCTGGAATTGGACCTAAATTGGCGGAAAATATTGTTGCTTATAGAAACGAACATGGTGCTTTTCTTAATAGAACTGCTATAAAAAATGTAGCTCGTTTAGGGGGAAAAGCTTTTGAACAAGCTGCTGGTTTTTTACGTATTAAAAATGGCGACAATCCTTTAGACGATTCGGCTGTTCATCCAGAACGCTATAATCTTGTTAAAAAAATAGCGAAAGACCTTCATAAAAATGTTTCTGATTTAATTAACAATGCTGCTCTCATACAACAAATAAACCTGCAAAATTATGTTACAGATACTTTTGGGTTACCTACCTTAAAAGATATCGTAAAAGAATTAGAAAAACCAGGTTTGGATCCTAGAGAAAAAGCAAAGGTATTTACTTTTAATCAAGCTATAAAAACAATCAACGATTTGCATGAAGGGCAACTGTTACCTGGAATTGTAAATAATATTACCAATTTCGGGTGCTTTGTTGATATTGGTATTAAAGAAAGTGGTTTGGTGCATGTTTCTAATTTATCCAATACTTTTGTAAAAGATATTAATG from Tenacibaculum maritimum NCIMB 2154 includes the following:
- a CDS encoding Tex family protein; protein product: MQLIPYIISQTSIAEKSIKHTIELLNEDCTIPFIARYRKEKTGNLDEIEIGQIVQLKEQFEALEKRKLAVLKAIEEQNLLTKDLKDKIEKVEDLTVLEDVYLPYKKKRKTKAETARKNGLEPLAKMIMSQRMNDLEHTASKYLHNGIDSKEKALEGARFIIAEWINERTDIRNYIRHQLERFSSINTKVVKTKIAEEKAQKFKDYFDWSESLNNIPSHRLLAILRAEKEGFIRIKIELDNERVLQRMESKIIRSHNACADQITLAIADAYKRLLFPSLSNEALAIAKEKADASATKVFAKNLQQLLLGAPLGEKRILAIDPGFRTGCKIVCLNEQGDLMHNETIFPHAPQNKTTEAIKKISSLTDAYHIEAIAIGNGTASRETAQFIKRITFKNKIEVFIVSEAGASIYSASKIAREEFPNYDVTVRGAISIGRRLADPLAELVKIDPKSIGVGQYQHDVDQSKLKKSLDTTVAHCVNKVGVNINTASPSLLSYVSGIGPKLAENIVAYRNEHGAFLNRTAIKNVARLGGKAFEQAAGFLRIKNGDNPLDDSAVHPERYNLVKKIAKDLHKNVSDLINNAALIQQINLQNYVTDTFGLPTLKDIVKELEKPGLDPREKAKVFTFNQAIKTINDLHEGQLLPGIVNNITNFGCFVDIGIKESGLVHVSNLSNTFVKDINEHVRLHQQVIVQVLEVDVSRKRIQLSMNFN
- the metG gene encoding methionine--tRNA ligase gives rise to the protein MSTPKRYTITAALPYTNGPVHIGHLAGVYVPADIYARYLRLKGEDVVFVCGSDEHGVPITIKAKKEGVTPQEIVDKYNEIIKNSFVDFGITFDNYSRTSAKIHHDTAADFFTKLYNDGEFVEEVTAQLYDEEANQYLADRFVIGTCPKCGNEESYGDQCEKCGTSHNATDLINPKSAITGNVPTLKETKHWFLPLDKHEAFLKEWILEGHKNDWKPNVLGQVKSWIDDGLRPRAVTRDLNWGIPVPVAGADGKVLYVWFDAPIGYISATKEWAEKTGKNWEPYWKDKNTKLIHFIGKDNIVFHCIIFPAMLKAHGNYILPENVPANEFLNLEGNKLSTSKNWAVWLHEYLQDFPNQQDVLRYTLTANAPETKDNDFTWNDFQAKNNNELVAIFGNFINRVVVLTNKYYSGIVPQPNEFSEVDEDTLAALKEYPNIIGKSIERYRFREASQELMNLARLGNKYLADEEPWKVIKQNEERVQTIMYVALQIAAGLSVLCEPFLPFTARKLKAILHIDADLSWGEIASKEVLLPAAHPINKAALLFAKIEDQEITAQLEKLQATKQANEAENKVIEPQKETIDFEDFTKLDMRVGTILEATKVPKTKKLLQLKVDVGIDVRTIVSGIAETFKPEDIIGQQVTVLCNLAPRKLRGIESQGMILMTDTPDGKLAFVEPAQPVKNGEAIA
- a CDS encoding YraN family protein, whose product is MADHNKLGKEGEGLAVAYLLEKGYKILEKNYRFQKSEIDIIARKGATLIAVEVKTRTTTYFGAPQEFVNAKKIALLVIAMDAYVVQQDLEVDVRFDIVAITKHQGGFKIAHLKDAFLFF
- a CDS encoding S66 peptidase family protein, yielding MNTNKNILVLILFMIASSLLGQSISLKKIKPPYLQKGDTIIILAPAGILKNRALVIDKAKILAEKWGLKVLYGKHMFEQGNHFAGTDEQRCEDFQKALDDPTIKAIWSARGGYGSVRILDRLDFTIFKKQPKWIIGYSDLTAFHNHINNVGVETLHAMMGVSLEDKAAMITETIATFKKALFGEQLKYEVGASRYNRKGKVSGELVGGNIAVLASMLGSESQLDTDGKILFIEEIGEYKYSIDRMLQSLRRAGYFRKLKGVIVGGMTKIKKNTTPWGSSIEQLILDIIPENIPVMFNFPAGHDSDNRALILGRKVVLEVEENKALLLFEE
- a CDS encoding TlpA family protein disulfide reductase, which gives rise to MLKKLLSLLVFTTSMVNAQYIVKGTMTPPGKGDWAILYKLEGAKQKFITNTTVKVDTVNINGETEILGKFLFTLPEDAKTGAYRVSYRNKGAGFVDFLFNKENVEFIFNPLYPDQSVVFTSSRENKLYSQYLEAIGLSQKKVDEIQANYIKSPTKDAKKAYKKAYKDLEDVQDIYENKSEGMLVSHFIKASKRYNTSNPTEDIQDYLNSIGKNFFNNIDFKSNELYNSSFLIDRVTDYIFGFNFSDDQVLQQKLYKEAIITVMDKVSKDNLRKEVTEYLITTFTDKRNSEIVDWVFAEYYKKLPKELQDSKFKQSKLDLLRATVGRVAPDFSWKEYGTRYGRTYEKDYKLSTLNDGENYLLIFWSTGCSHCLKEIPVLYKFMKNHKKTSVVAFGIENDDLDWNEYIKKLHGWHNAMGTHPENKWDNRIVRTYQLIATPAYFVLDANKKIIAMPNTIEDVEKYFNKLNTKKKANKKQKK